One genomic window of Cannabis sativa cultivar Pink pepper isolate KNU-18-1 chromosome 2, ASM2916894v1, whole genome shotgun sequence includes the following:
- the LOC133034101 gene encoding calcium-dependent protein kinase 20-like, with the protein MTEFLRKSGGAAVIDGGLATELERHGADLNDPLWSAKCLLTSPHLIRGVHGFAEDLMGKKVATIFGKWDESMLRPDQRHLENGEYEKANAEKQRLEKKQRMVCMGHFCKMAFQGNYKKVDGNQNSSKEEVKMDLSATWVGSPYYVVPEVLRKHYGPECDVWSAGLWTYIDCTCFLMDQSELEQGIFEQVLRGELDFISEPWPSISESAKDLVRRMLVRDPKKRLTAHEVLSKLMVLIDYYVR; encoded by the exons ATGACGGAGTTTCTCAGGAAGTCCGGCGGTGCCGCCGTTATCGACGGCGGACTCGCCACAGAGCTCGAACGCCATGGCGCGGACCTCAACGATCCTCTATGGAGCGCCAAATGCCTTCTCACTTCCCCTCACCTTATTCGTGGG GTTCATGGATTTGCTGAAGATCTTATGGGGAAAAAAGTTGCTACAATATTTGGAAAGTGGGATGAAAGCAT GCTTAGACCAGACCAACGACATTTGGAGAATGGAGAATATGAGAAGGCAAATGCTGAGAAACAACGTTTAGAGAAAAAGCAAAGAATGGTATGTATGGGGCATTTTTGCAAAATGGCATT TCAAGGAAATTACAAGAAAGTGGATGGAAACCAAAATAGTTCGAAAGAGGAAGTGAAGATGGACCTTTCTGCTACATGGGTCGGTAGTCCTTACTATGTCGTCCCAGAAGTGTTACGGAAGCATTATGGTCCAGAATGTGATGTTTGGAGCGCTGGG TTGTGGACTTATATCGATTGTACCTGCTTTTTAATGGATCAATCAGAATTGGAGCAAGGAATATTTGAGCAGGTTTTAAGGGGAGAACTCGATTTTATCTCTGAACCATGGCCTAGCATATCTGAAAGTGCAAAGGATCTTGTTCGAAGAATGCTTGTAAGGGACCCTAAGAAGCGGCTTACGGCCCATGAAGTTCTTAGTAAGTTAATGGTCTTGATTGATTATTATGTCAGGTGA